ACCAACCATTTAGATGCTGAATCTGTACATTGGTTAGAGCATCATTTAGCACAATATAAAGGAACTGTAATTGCAGTAACTCACGACCGTTACTTCTTAGACAATGTAGCAGGTTGGATTTTAGAGTTAGATAGAGGTGAAGGTATTCCTTGGAAAGGAAATTACTCTTCTTGGTTAGATCAAAAAGCAAAACGTTTAGAACAAGAAAGCAAATCAGCTTCTAAACGTCAGAAAACTTTAGAACGAGAATTAGAATGGGTTCGTATGGCACCAAAAGGGCGTCAAGCAAAGTCAAAAGCTCGTTTAAAGAACTACGATAAGTTAATGAATCAAGACCAAAAGCAAACAGAAGAGAAGCTTGAAATTTACATTCCAAACGGTCCACGTTTAGGAACTAATGTAATCGAAGCTGCTGGTGTTTCTAAAGCTTTTGGCGAGAAATTATTATACGAGAATTTAGAATTTAATTTACCTCAAGCAGGAATTGTTGGTATCATTGGACCAAACGGTGCCGGTAAAACAACAATTTTTAGAATGATCATGGGAGAAGAAAATCCAGATGCTGGAACTTTTTCTGTTGGAGAAACGGCAAAGATTGCTTATGTAGACCAAAATCATGCGAATATCGATCCTAATAAATCTATTTGGGAAAACTTTTCTGATGGTCAAGATTTAGTCATGATGGGAGGAAAGCAAGTAAATTCACGTGCTTATTTAAGTCGATTTAATTTTTCTGGAAGCGAGCAAAATAAGAAAGTAAATACATTATCTGGTGGTGAACGTAACCGTTTACATTTAGCCATGACACTAAAAGAAGAAGGTAATGTATTATTATTAGATGAGCCAACTAACGATTTAGATGTAAATACACTTCGAGCTTTAGAAGAAGGACTAGAAA
This genomic stretch from Tenacibaculum jejuense harbors:
- the ettA gene encoding energy-dependent translational throttle protein EttA; the protein is MSDDKKVIFSMNKVSKTYQSTGKQVLKDIYLSFFYGAKIGILGLNGSGKSTLLKIIAGVEKNYQGDVVFSPGYKVGYLEQEPQLDEDKTVLEIVKEGVAEVVEVLDEYNKINDMFGLEEVYSDADKMQKLMDRQAELQDKIDATNAWELDTKLEIAMDALRTPDPDKKIGVLSGGERRRVALCRLLLQEPEILLLDEPTNHLDAESVHWLEHHLAQYKGTVIAVTHDRYFLDNVAGWILELDRGEGIPWKGNYSSWLDQKAKRLEQESKSASKRQKTLERELEWVRMAPKGRQAKSKARLKNYDKLMNQDQKQTEEKLEIYIPNGPRLGTNVIEAAGVSKAFGEKLLYENLEFNLPQAGIVGIIGPNGAGKTTIFRMIMGEENPDAGTFSVGETAKIAYVDQNHANIDPNKSIWENFSDGQDLVMMGGKQVNSRAYLSRFNFSGSEQNKKVNTLSGGERNRLHLAMTLKEEGNVLLLDEPTNDLDVNTLRALEEGLENFAGCAVVISHDRWFLDRICTHILAFEGDSQVYFFEGSFSEYEENKKKRLGGDIMPKRIKYKKLIR